In one Culex quinquefasciatus strain JHB chromosome 2, VPISU_Cqui_1.0_pri_paternal, whole genome shotgun sequence genomic region, the following are encoded:
- the LOC119767968 gene encoding cytochrome c oxidase assembly factor 4 homolog, mitochondrial yields the protein MSDIEDPVEQMLKKTGCINLHYKVQECIAETGDWRKCQDVVKDFKSCMQDYTQKQRQKYDQK from the exons ATGAGCGATATTGAAGATCCCGTCGAGCAGATGTTGAAAAAGACTGGCTGTATAAATCTTCACTACAAAGTTCAA gAGTGCATCGCGGAAACCGGCGACTGGCGCAAGTGCCAAGACGTGGTCAAAGACTTCAAATCCTGTATGCAGGATTACACCCAAAAGCAACGCCAAAAGTACGACCAGAAATGA
- the LOC6051247 gene encoding peptidyl-tRNA hydrolase 2, mitochondrial, which translates to MNLLKSVVKAVAGPTKMVLVVRSDLGLKKGKIASQCAHAAVMCYVRSASVNESMLKRWLVQGQPKIVVKVDDLEGMERIAELAAEKKVVAEIVRDAGRTQVQSGTETVLGLGPDSAEVIDSLAGHLKLM; encoded by the coding sequence ATGAACCTTCTCAAATCCGTAGTCAAAGCCGTCGCCGGTCCCACAAAGATGGTCCTCGTAGTTCGATCCGATCTCGGACTGAAAAAGGGTAAAATTGCCTCCCAGTGTGCTCACGCGGCCGTCATGTGCTACGTGAGGTCTGCTTCGGTTAATGAGTCGATGCTGAAGCGCTGGCTGGTTCAGGGTCAACCAAAGATTGTGGTCAAAGTGGACGACCTGGAAGGGATGGAACGGATAGCTGAGCTGGCAGCAGAGAAGAAGGTCGTTGCGGAGATTGTGCGCGATGCCGGAAGAACACAGGTGCAGAGCGGGACGGAGACGGTGCTGGGACTGGGGCCAGACTCGGCGGAGGTTATCGATTCGTTGGCAGGGCATTTGAAGTTGATGTAG